In the Sarcophilus harrisii chromosome 1, mSarHar1.11, whole genome shotgun sequence genome, one interval contains:
- the GMIP gene encoding GEM-interacting protein isoform X1 — MVRTCKEATSRAAAAGEPPAPARGPGPVEPAARRLAGLHPGWHSPGQLRRVSAHLRHINGKFLGFRALCREGCGAGAGPLETHLSDLLQAVAQLQSRLPELAGPSVRGAAAALAQAAQGLPQTRGTENRNRYSDIFRSLDNLEISLGNAAVEMLAGDPEPLQDPEPRVETNETQSWSSSLPEGPIPLTGEELDTRLVRSEGGVEAALDYAKMWSRHIKEILNWTEKRASYELEFSKNIMKLAEAAKASLQQQHPPGPLRDIYGLFLEQDFTLGDLTLQLLTQQKHNYYQPLVAQRNEIEKRRKEMKAQWVREQKRMNEAVLSLRRARLQYLQRSEDAQARVLGLPEVPSKQQERRRRSREEAQAKAQEAEVHYQACVREANLRQRDLEATKQKIVSRVRKMLLRGDVELKKVSLYLFSLRGDLAQRGPQGFSALSECCMPFEPGQRYLEFVQTMWPEPPPPAPPDFSFQEFVTSAHGSPLDARKKMPSQQSLQSNESLSELNLWEDPGDHGEGSLGISLGSDVDSVGGSSETRSLDSPTSSPELGDGVDNEAVCPLKKLPLSSAAQTHRFRKLRGPAKCRECETFMVSGIECEECSLACHKRCLQSLLILCGHRKLPARTQLFGVDFLQLPRDFPEEVPFLVIKCTAEIEHRALSVQGIYRISGSRVRVERLCQAFENGWSLVELSGNSPHDVTGVLKHFLKELTDPLIPSQLYGAFISLAKTLPPGVSLDAPRNSEPELSLDSNPNADPVIEAVSALRTLLRELPDSNYNTLRHLVAHLFRVASRFEENKMSANNLGIVFGPTLLRPPKVQGGIGTSPVACLLDSGYQAQMIEFLIVHYEHVFGMEELPPTTAEISDSGPLEPVTQTSAEGETGASGVQASFDETSPSKGDLVEWVIGNSSEEGGEDSNQVREETPLGTQSRGHFSRQPVKYPRAGGIRPVIHQLSSLALVASTLCEETPIKDRHGSLRGQGPWASASPESSPLRRAKLPKHFEITQETARLLSKLQREEVPDSHIPECCPEPEPQSHPLPYQSLSQPQSQPELQPQCPSQSELQPQFGEVEDRL; from the exons ATGGTCCGCACGTGCAAGGAAGCCACGAGCCGGGCTGCGGCTGCCGGGGAGCCCCCCGCGCCAGCCCGAGGCCCGGGCCCCGTGGAGCCGGCTGCTCGGCGGCTGGCCGGCCTCCACCCGGGCTGGCACTCTCCGGGCCAGCTCCGCCGGGTCTCGGCGCACCTGCGCCACATCAACGGGAAATTCCTCGGCTTCCGGGCGCTGTGCCGGGAGGGCT GCGGGGCCGGCGCTGGCCCGCTAGAAACTCACCTTAGTGACCTGCTGCAGGCAGTGGCCCAGCTCCAGAGCCGGCTCCCGGAGCTGGCGGGACCTTCGGTCCGGGGGGCTGCGGCTGCCTTAGCCCAGGCAGCGCAAG GTCTCCCCCAGACTCGGGGCACTGAGAACAGAAACCGGTACAGCGATATCTTCAGGAGCCTGGACAACCTGGAGATTTCTTTGGGAAATGC GGCGGTGGAAATGTTGGCTGGAGACCCAGAACCTTTGCAAGACCCTGAGCCAAGAGTAGAG ACGAATGAGACCCAAAGCTGGAGCAGCTCCCTCCCTGAAGGTCCCATCCCCCTCACAG GGGAGGAACTGGACACCCGGCTTGTACGCAGTGAAGGAGGCGTGGAGGCTGCCCTGGATTATGCCAAAATGTGGAGCAGACACATAAAAGAGATTCTAAACTGGACTGAGAAGAGAGCAAGCTATG AGCTGGAATTTTCCAAAAACATTATGAAACTTGCTGAGGCAGCAAAGGCATCCCTCCAGCAGCAG CATCCTCCAGGACCTCTCCGAGACATCTACGGCCTCTTCCTCGAGCAGGACTTCACCCTGGGAGACCTGACGCTACAGCTGCTGACACAGCAGAAGCATAATTATTACCAG CCCCTGGTGGCTCAGAGGAACGAAATAGAGAAGAGACGGAAAGAGATGAAGGCCCAGTGGGTTCGTGAACAGAAGAGAATG AATGAAGCAGTGCTGAGCTTGCGGCGAGCTCGGCTCCAGTACCTCCAGAGGAGTGAGGATGCCCAGGCTCGCGTCTTGGGCCTTCCCGAGGTCCCCAGCAAGCAGCAAGAGCGTCGGCGCCGTTCACGGGAGGAGGCCCAGGCCAAG GCACAGGAAGCTGAAGTTCACTATCAGGCCTGCGTCCGGGAGGCCAACCTCCGACAGCGGGATCTGGAGGCTACAAAACAGAAGATTGTGTCCCGTGTCCGGAAGATGCTGCTCCGGGGGGATGTGGAGCTCAAGAAA GTGTCCTTGTACCTCTTCAGCCTCCGAGGGGATCTAGCTCAGCGAGGTCCTCAGGGTTTCTCAGCACTTAGCGAATGTTGTATGCCCTTTGAGCCTGGGCAGCGGTACCTTGAGTTTGTACAGACGATGTGGCCAGAGCCGCCTCCTCCAGCCCCACCAGATTTCTCCTTCCAGGAGTTTGTGACCTCAGCACACGG CTCGCCTCTGGATGCTCGAAAGAAGATGCCATCCCAGCAATCCTTACAGTCCAACGAATCCTTATCGGAGCTCAATCTCTGGGAGGATCCTGGGGACCATGGTGAGG GGAGCCTGGGCATCTCTCTAGGGAGCGATGTGGACAGTGTAGGTGGAAGCAGTGAGACTCGGTCCCTGGATTCTCCTACATCCAGCCCTG AGCTTGGAGATGGAGTGGACAATGAGGCAGTTTGCCCCCTTAAGAAGTTGCCACTGTCCAGTGCAGCCCAAACCCACCGTTTCCGGAAGCTGCGAGGCCCAGCCAAGTGCCGTGAGTGTGAGACCTTCATGGTCAGCGGGATCGAGTGTGAGGAG TGCTCTCTGGCTTGCCACAAGCGTTGCCTGCAGTCCTTACTGATCTTGTGCGGCCACAGGAAGCTCCCAGCCCGAACTCAGCTCTTTGGGGTTGACTTTCTACAGCTGCCCCGAGACTTCCCAGAGGAGGTGCCCTTCTTGGTCATCAAATGCACTGCTGAAATTGAGCACCGTGCCCTCAGTGTACAG GGTATTTACCGCATCAGTGGATCCAGGGTTCGAGTGGAGAGGCTCTGTCAGGCCTTTGAAAATGGCTGGTCCTTGGTGGAGTTGTCGGGTAACTCTCCCCACGATGTCACTGGAGTACTCAAGCACTTCCTTAAGGAG CTCACAGATCCTCTCATCCCCTCCCAACTCTATGGTGCCTTCATCTCTCTGGCTAAGACTCTGCCACCAGGAGTATCATTAGATGCCCCAAGGAACTCTGAACCTGAACTCAGTCTTGACTCCAATCCCAATGCTGACCCTGTGATTGAAGCTGTCAGTGCCCTGAGAACTCTTTTGAGAGAGTTACCTGACTCTAACTACAATACTCTCCGGCACCTAGTGGCCCATCTGTTCAG GGTAGCCTCAagatttgaggaaaataaaatgtcgGCCAACAATTTGGGCATTGTGTTTGGGCCAACACTGCTCCGGCCACCAAAAGTACAGGGTGGAATCGGCACCAGCCCAGTGGCCTGCCTCCTGGATTCAGGATACCAGGCCCAGATGATTGAGTTCCTCATCGTCCACTATGAGCATGTCTTTGGCATGGAAGAACTCCCTCCGACCACTGCAGAAATATCTGACTCTGGACCTCTGGAGCCTGTCACACAGACCTCTGCTGAAGGGGAGACTGGGGCTTCAGGGGTCCAAGCATCATTTGATGAG ACATCACCATCCAAAGGTGACCTCGTTGAGTGGGTCATTGGGAACTCCtcagaagagggaggagaag ATTCCAATCAAGTTCGTGAGGAAACTCCACTCGGGACACAGTCCCGAGGCCACTTCAGTCGCCAGCCTGTGAAATATCCCCGGGCAGGGGGCATCAGACCAGTCATTCACCAGTTGTCCAGTCTGGCCCTGGTGGCCTCTACACTCTGTGAGGAAACCCCTATCAAGGACCGACATGGAAGCCTTCGGGGCCAGGGGCCTTGGGCCAGCGCCTCCCCAGAAAGCAGTCCCCTTCGCCGAGCCAAACTGCCAAAGCACTTTGAGATTACTCAGGAAACAGCCAGACTTCTCTCCAAACTCCAGAGAGAGGAGGTCCCAGATAGCCACATACCAGAATGCTGCCCTGAGCCAGAGCCTCAATCCCATCCCCTGCCTTATCAGTCCCTGTCCCAACCCCAGTCCCAGCCTGAGCTCCAGCCTCAATGTCCATCCCAGTCTGAGCTCCAGCCTCAGTTTGGAGAGGTTGAGGACCGTTTGTGA
- the GMIP gene encoding GEM-interacting protein isoform X3, giving the protein MLAGDPEPLQDPEPRVETNETQSWSSSLPEGPIPLTGEELDTRLVRSEGGVEAALDYAKMWSRHIKEILNWTEKRASYELEFSKNIMKLAEAAKASLQQQHPPGPLRDIYGLFLEQDFTLGDLTLQLLTQQKHNYYQPLVAQRNEIEKRRKEMKAQWVREQKRMNEAVLSLRRARLQYLQRSEDAQARVLGLPEVPSKQQERRRRSREEAQAKAQEAEVHYQACVREANLRQRDLEATKQKIVSRVRKMLLRGDVELKKVSLYLFSLRGDLAQRGPQGFSALSECCMPFEPGQRYLEFVQTMWPEPPPPAPPDFSFQEFVTSAHGSPLDARKKMPSQQSLQSNESLSELNLWEDPGDHGEGSLGISLGSDVDSVGGSSETRSLDSPTSSPELGDGVDNEAVCPLKKLPLSSAAQTHRFRKLRGPAKCRECETFMVSGIECEECSLACHKRCLQSLLILCGHRKLPARTQLFGVDFLQLPRDFPEEVPFLVIKCTAEIEHRALSVQGIYRISGSRVRVERLCQAFENGWSLVELSGNSPHDVTGVLKHFLKELTDPLIPSQLYGAFISLAKTLPPGVSLDAPRNSEPELSLDSNPNADPVIEAVSALRTLLRELPDSNYNTLRHLVAHLFRVASRFEENKMSANNLGIVFGPTLLRPPKVQGGIGTSPVACLLDSGYQAQMIEFLIVHYEHVFGMEELPPTTAEISDSGPLEPVTQTSAEGETGASGVQASFDETSPSKGDLVEWVIGNSSEEGGEDSNQVREETPLGTQSRGHFSRQPVKYPRAGGIRPVIHQLSSLALVASTLCEETPIKDRHGSLRGQGPWASASPESSPLRRAKLPKHFEITQETARLLSKLQREEVPDSHIPECCPEPEPQSHPLPYQSLSQPQSQPELQPQCPSQSELQPQFGEVEDRL; this is encoded by the exons ATGTTGGCTGGAGACCCAGAACCTTTGCAAGACCCTGAGCCAAGAGTAGAG ACGAATGAGACCCAAAGCTGGAGCAGCTCCCTCCCTGAAGGTCCCATCCCCCTCACAG GGGAGGAACTGGACACCCGGCTTGTACGCAGTGAAGGAGGCGTGGAGGCTGCCCTGGATTATGCCAAAATGTGGAGCAGACACATAAAAGAGATTCTAAACTGGACTGAGAAGAGAGCAAGCTATG AGCTGGAATTTTCCAAAAACATTATGAAACTTGCTGAGGCAGCAAAGGCATCCCTCCAGCAGCAG CATCCTCCAGGACCTCTCCGAGACATCTACGGCCTCTTCCTCGAGCAGGACTTCACCCTGGGAGACCTGACGCTACAGCTGCTGACACAGCAGAAGCATAATTATTACCAG CCCCTGGTGGCTCAGAGGAACGAAATAGAGAAGAGACGGAAAGAGATGAAGGCCCAGTGGGTTCGTGAACAGAAGAGAATG AATGAAGCAGTGCTGAGCTTGCGGCGAGCTCGGCTCCAGTACCTCCAGAGGAGTGAGGATGCCCAGGCTCGCGTCTTGGGCCTTCCCGAGGTCCCCAGCAAGCAGCAAGAGCGTCGGCGCCGTTCACGGGAGGAGGCCCAGGCCAAG GCACAGGAAGCTGAAGTTCACTATCAGGCCTGCGTCCGGGAGGCCAACCTCCGACAGCGGGATCTGGAGGCTACAAAACAGAAGATTGTGTCCCGTGTCCGGAAGATGCTGCTCCGGGGGGATGTGGAGCTCAAGAAA GTGTCCTTGTACCTCTTCAGCCTCCGAGGGGATCTAGCTCAGCGAGGTCCTCAGGGTTTCTCAGCACTTAGCGAATGTTGTATGCCCTTTGAGCCTGGGCAGCGGTACCTTGAGTTTGTACAGACGATGTGGCCAGAGCCGCCTCCTCCAGCCCCACCAGATTTCTCCTTCCAGGAGTTTGTGACCTCAGCACACGG CTCGCCTCTGGATGCTCGAAAGAAGATGCCATCCCAGCAATCCTTACAGTCCAACGAATCCTTATCGGAGCTCAATCTCTGGGAGGATCCTGGGGACCATGGTGAGG GGAGCCTGGGCATCTCTCTAGGGAGCGATGTGGACAGTGTAGGTGGAAGCAGTGAGACTCGGTCCCTGGATTCTCCTACATCCAGCCCTG AGCTTGGAGATGGAGTGGACAATGAGGCAGTTTGCCCCCTTAAGAAGTTGCCACTGTCCAGTGCAGCCCAAACCCACCGTTTCCGGAAGCTGCGAGGCCCAGCCAAGTGCCGTGAGTGTGAGACCTTCATGGTCAGCGGGATCGAGTGTGAGGAG TGCTCTCTGGCTTGCCACAAGCGTTGCCTGCAGTCCTTACTGATCTTGTGCGGCCACAGGAAGCTCCCAGCCCGAACTCAGCTCTTTGGGGTTGACTTTCTACAGCTGCCCCGAGACTTCCCAGAGGAGGTGCCCTTCTTGGTCATCAAATGCACTGCTGAAATTGAGCACCGTGCCCTCAGTGTACAG GGTATTTACCGCATCAGTGGATCCAGGGTTCGAGTGGAGAGGCTCTGTCAGGCCTTTGAAAATGGCTGGTCCTTGGTGGAGTTGTCGGGTAACTCTCCCCACGATGTCACTGGAGTACTCAAGCACTTCCTTAAGGAG CTCACAGATCCTCTCATCCCCTCCCAACTCTATGGTGCCTTCATCTCTCTGGCTAAGACTCTGCCACCAGGAGTATCATTAGATGCCCCAAGGAACTCTGAACCTGAACTCAGTCTTGACTCCAATCCCAATGCTGACCCTGTGATTGAAGCTGTCAGTGCCCTGAGAACTCTTTTGAGAGAGTTACCTGACTCTAACTACAATACTCTCCGGCACCTAGTGGCCCATCTGTTCAG GGTAGCCTCAagatttgaggaaaataaaatgtcgGCCAACAATTTGGGCATTGTGTTTGGGCCAACACTGCTCCGGCCACCAAAAGTACAGGGTGGAATCGGCACCAGCCCAGTGGCCTGCCTCCTGGATTCAGGATACCAGGCCCAGATGATTGAGTTCCTCATCGTCCACTATGAGCATGTCTTTGGCATGGAAGAACTCCCTCCGACCACTGCAGAAATATCTGACTCTGGACCTCTGGAGCCTGTCACACAGACCTCTGCTGAAGGGGAGACTGGGGCTTCAGGGGTCCAAGCATCATTTGATGAG ACATCACCATCCAAAGGTGACCTCGTTGAGTGGGTCATTGGGAACTCCtcagaagagggaggagaag ATTCCAATCAAGTTCGTGAGGAAACTCCACTCGGGACACAGTCCCGAGGCCACTTCAGTCGCCAGCCTGTGAAATATCCCCGGGCAGGGGGCATCAGACCAGTCATTCACCAGTTGTCCAGTCTGGCCCTGGTGGCCTCTACACTCTGTGAGGAAACCCCTATCAAGGACCGACATGGAAGCCTTCGGGGCCAGGGGCCTTGGGCCAGCGCCTCCCCAGAAAGCAGTCCCCTTCGCCGAGCCAAACTGCCAAAGCACTTTGAGATTACTCAGGAAACAGCCAGACTTCTCTCCAAACTCCAGAGAGAGGAGGTCCCAGATAGCCACATACCAGAATGCTGCCCTGAGCCAGAGCCTCAATCCCATCCCCTGCCTTATCAGTCCCTGTCCCAACCCCAGTCCCAGCCTGAGCTCCAGCCTCAATGTCCATCCCAGTCTGAGCTCCAGCCTCAGTTTGGAGAGGTTGAGGACCGTTTGTGA
- the GMIP gene encoding GEM-interacting protein isoform X2, with amino-acid sequence MEGAQLGLPQTRGTENRNRYSDIFRSLDNLEISLGNAAVEMLAGDPEPLQDPEPRVETNETQSWSSSLPEGPIPLTGEELDTRLVRSEGGVEAALDYAKMWSRHIKEILNWTEKRASYELEFSKNIMKLAEAAKASLQQQHPPGPLRDIYGLFLEQDFTLGDLTLQLLTQQKHNYYQPLVAQRNEIEKRRKEMKAQWVREQKRMNEAVLSLRRARLQYLQRSEDAQARVLGLPEVPSKQQERRRRSREEAQAKAQEAEVHYQACVREANLRQRDLEATKQKIVSRVRKMLLRGDVELKKVSLYLFSLRGDLAQRGPQGFSALSECCMPFEPGQRYLEFVQTMWPEPPPPAPPDFSFQEFVTSAHGSPLDARKKMPSQQSLQSNESLSELNLWEDPGDHGEGSLGISLGSDVDSVGGSSETRSLDSPTSSPELGDGVDNEAVCPLKKLPLSSAAQTHRFRKLRGPAKCRECETFMVSGIECEECSLACHKRCLQSLLILCGHRKLPARTQLFGVDFLQLPRDFPEEVPFLVIKCTAEIEHRALSVQGIYRISGSRVRVERLCQAFENGWSLVELSGNSPHDVTGVLKHFLKELTDPLIPSQLYGAFISLAKTLPPGVSLDAPRNSEPELSLDSNPNADPVIEAVSALRTLLRELPDSNYNTLRHLVAHLFRVASRFEENKMSANNLGIVFGPTLLRPPKVQGGIGTSPVACLLDSGYQAQMIEFLIVHYEHVFGMEELPPTTAEISDSGPLEPVTQTSAEGETGASGVQASFDETSPSKGDLVEWVIGNSSEEGGEDSNQVREETPLGTQSRGHFSRQPVKYPRAGGIRPVIHQLSSLALVASTLCEETPIKDRHGSLRGQGPWASASPESSPLRRAKLPKHFEITQETARLLSKLQREEVPDSHIPECCPEPEPQSHPLPYQSLSQPQSQPELQPQCPSQSELQPQFGEVEDRL; translated from the exons ATGGAGGGAGCCCAGCTCG GTCTCCCCCAGACTCGGGGCACTGAGAACAGAAACCGGTACAGCGATATCTTCAGGAGCCTGGACAACCTGGAGATTTCTTTGGGAAATGC GGCGGTGGAAATGTTGGCTGGAGACCCAGAACCTTTGCAAGACCCTGAGCCAAGAGTAGAG ACGAATGAGACCCAAAGCTGGAGCAGCTCCCTCCCTGAAGGTCCCATCCCCCTCACAG GGGAGGAACTGGACACCCGGCTTGTACGCAGTGAAGGAGGCGTGGAGGCTGCCCTGGATTATGCCAAAATGTGGAGCAGACACATAAAAGAGATTCTAAACTGGACTGAGAAGAGAGCAAGCTATG AGCTGGAATTTTCCAAAAACATTATGAAACTTGCTGAGGCAGCAAAGGCATCCCTCCAGCAGCAG CATCCTCCAGGACCTCTCCGAGACATCTACGGCCTCTTCCTCGAGCAGGACTTCACCCTGGGAGACCTGACGCTACAGCTGCTGACACAGCAGAAGCATAATTATTACCAG CCCCTGGTGGCTCAGAGGAACGAAATAGAGAAGAGACGGAAAGAGATGAAGGCCCAGTGGGTTCGTGAACAGAAGAGAATG AATGAAGCAGTGCTGAGCTTGCGGCGAGCTCGGCTCCAGTACCTCCAGAGGAGTGAGGATGCCCAGGCTCGCGTCTTGGGCCTTCCCGAGGTCCCCAGCAAGCAGCAAGAGCGTCGGCGCCGTTCACGGGAGGAGGCCCAGGCCAAG GCACAGGAAGCTGAAGTTCACTATCAGGCCTGCGTCCGGGAGGCCAACCTCCGACAGCGGGATCTGGAGGCTACAAAACAGAAGATTGTGTCCCGTGTCCGGAAGATGCTGCTCCGGGGGGATGTGGAGCTCAAGAAA GTGTCCTTGTACCTCTTCAGCCTCCGAGGGGATCTAGCTCAGCGAGGTCCTCAGGGTTTCTCAGCACTTAGCGAATGTTGTATGCCCTTTGAGCCTGGGCAGCGGTACCTTGAGTTTGTACAGACGATGTGGCCAGAGCCGCCTCCTCCAGCCCCACCAGATTTCTCCTTCCAGGAGTTTGTGACCTCAGCACACGG CTCGCCTCTGGATGCTCGAAAGAAGATGCCATCCCAGCAATCCTTACAGTCCAACGAATCCTTATCGGAGCTCAATCTCTGGGAGGATCCTGGGGACCATGGTGAGG GGAGCCTGGGCATCTCTCTAGGGAGCGATGTGGACAGTGTAGGTGGAAGCAGTGAGACTCGGTCCCTGGATTCTCCTACATCCAGCCCTG AGCTTGGAGATGGAGTGGACAATGAGGCAGTTTGCCCCCTTAAGAAGTTGCCACTGTCCAGTGCAGCCCAAACCCACCGTTTCCGGAAGCTGCGAGGCCCAGCCAAGTGCCGTGAGTGTGAGACCTTCATGGTCAGCGGGATCGAGTGTGAGGAG TGCTCTCTGGCTTGCCACAAGCGTTGCCTGCAGTCCTTACTGATCTTGTGCGGCCACAGGAAGCTCCCAGCCCGAACTCAGCTCTTTGGGGTTGACTTTCTACAGCTGCCCCGAGACTTCCCAGAGGAGGTGCCCTTCTTGGTCATCAAATGCACTGCTGAAATTGAGCACCGTGCCCTCAGTGTACAG GGTATTTACCGCATCAGTGGATCCAGGGTTCGAGTGGAGAGGCTCTGTCAGGCCTTTGAAAATGGCTGGTCCTTGGTGGAGTTGTCGGGTAACTCTCCCCACGATGTCACTGGAGTACTCAAGCACTTCCTTAAGGAG CTCACAGATCCTCTCATCCCCTCCCAACTCTATGGTGCCTTCATCTCTCTGGCTAAGACTCTGCCACCAGGAGTATCATTAGATGCCCCAAGGAACTCTGAACCTGAACTCAGTCTTGACTCCAATCCCAATGCTGACCCTGTGATTGAAGCTGTCAGTGCCCTGAGAACTCTTTTGAGAGAGTTACCTGACTCTAACTACAATACTCTCCGGCACCTAGTGGCCCATCTGTTCAG GGTAGCCTCAagatttgaggaaaataaaatgtcgGCCAACAATTTGGGCATTGTGTTTGGGCCAACACTGCTCCGGCCACCAAAAGTACAGGGTGGAATCGGCACCAGCCCAGTGGCCTGCCTCCTGGATTCAGGATACCAGGCCCAGATGATTGAGTTCCTCATCGTCCACTATGAGCATGTCTTTGGCATGGAAGAACTCCCTCCGACCACTGCAGAAATATCTGACTCTGGACCTCTGGAGCCTGTCACACAGACCTCTGCTGAAGGGGAGACTGGGGCTTCAGGGGTCCAAGCATCATTTGATGAG ACATCACCATCCAAAGGTGACCTCGTTGAGTGGGTCATTGGGAACTCCtcagaagagggaggagaag ATTCCAATCAAGTTCGTGAGGAAACTCCACTCGGGACACAGTCCCGAGGCCACTTCAGTCGCCAGCCTGTGAAATATCCCCGGGCAGGGGGCATCAGACCAGTCATTCACCAGTTGTCCAGTCTGGCCCTGGTGGCCTCTACACTCTGTGAGGAAACCCCTATCAAGGACCGACATGGAAGCCTTCGGGGCCAGGGGCCTTGGGCCAGCGCCTCCCCAGAAAGCAGTCCCCTTCGCCGAGCCAAACTGCCAAAGCACTTTGAGATTACTCAGGAAACAGCCAGACTTCTCTCCAAACTCCAGAGAGAGGAGGTCCCAGATAGCCACATACCAGAATGCTGCCCTGAGCCAGAGCCTCAATCCCATCCCCTGCCTTATCAGTCCCTGTCCCAACCCCAGTCCCAGCCTGAGCTCCAGCCTCAATGTCCATCCCAGTCTGAGCTCCAGCCTCAGTTTGGAGAGGTTGAGGACCGTTTGTGA